One stretch of Penaeus chinensis breed Huanghai No. 1 chromosome 27, ASM1920278v2, whole genome shotgun sequence DNA includes these proteins:
- the LOC125039368 gene encoding putative neural-cadherin 2 — translation MFRVEGRQSGSPGGDLRAMSPLDYENPEHRKGFRFRVQVTDMGEAGWLDKYHVDGAWVNLSLVDDNDNSPVFTHDYAHFTLPEDTPTGTLLATFTAHDIDGNRE, via the exons ATGTTCCGAGTGGAGGGGCGGCAGAGCGGAAGTCCCGGGGGAGACCTCCGTGCTATGAGTCCGCTCGACTACGAGAACCCTGAGCACAGAAAAGGCTTCCGTTTCCGAGTGCAGGTCACAGACATG GGAGAGGCCGGGTGGCTTGACAAATACCACGTGGACGGCGCCTGGGTGAACCTCAGCCTcgtagatgataatgacaactcaCCTGTGTTCACCCACGACTACGCCCATTTCACGTTACCTGAGGATACGCCCACGGGGACACTCCTGGCGACCTTCACAGCACACGATATAGATGGC AATAGAGAGTGA